A region of the Denticeps clupeoides chromosome 12, fDenClu1.1, whole genome shotgun sequence genome:
aaaacatgttttcacttatttcacttattttgttaagtacataactccacatgtgttcattcatagttttgatgccttcagtgagaatctaccaacgtaaatggtcatgaaaataatgaaaacacgttgaatgagaagatgtccagacttttgacctgtactgtatatataaatgtgacaTAAATATGCCATATAGGCTTGACGTAAACTATGCAAATAGTATACAGACTTGAAAAGGTACAAACTTGTATGTAGCTCAAGAAGTTCAGTATCTTTATTAGAATATAACCTAAAAACAGGGAAAAGTATCATTTCTACGCTCAATACTTTGGGCTTAATGGCTGTTGTCCACCAAGCTAGTGCGGTGTGAGTGCGCTGTAAACATACTGGACCAGGACTTTACCAACATTTTTACAGTTAATTCTCTTGTTctcttgtaattttttttccagtttgcaAACAGACAGGAACACTCTGCCCAAGAAAGGACTGAGGTGTGGCCCCAAAACTGCACAGTTACACTCATGTTACGAAACTTGCTGATCTCCTTCTAATCTCTGCAGCTTCGACATACTTAGATTTTGCATTGCGATCCATCTCCTTTAAGTCCTCCAATCTTAAagagcagtgtgttttttttaggatGTGCTTCTGAATATTGCTGAGCTGGTTGCTTTCGTGGATATTTTTTGTAAACGTCAAATTTGGTTCTGATCTGGTTCTCTACAGTCGGTATGACTCCGGACCGCCAGGGTCTGAGGGGAAGGAGAGACGTCATTCCCACAACGTTGTCAGCTTGACCGAGTCGGAGAGTCCCCCACAGCTGCCCTCCCCCACCCACCTATTGCAGCCATTCCCTGGCAAAGCTCCGCCCACCAACGTGGGTGGGTATCTGCCGGACCGCTCCTCATTTAATACCTTCTGTATGCATGAGCTGCATCCGCACATTCGTGTATGTGTACTTATAGTAGCGTGACTTCATCTGAGTTTCGTTTCACGTGTAGTGGCTCCTATAACGAGTGTGGGCGGGGCCCAGCGGATAACACGCTCAAATAGCATCCCGGCCAATGACTCTGGCTACGAGCTTTACGGCTCCTCCCCCCTGGGCAGCTCCGTCTCATTGGCTGATCGACCGAAGAGCATGATGCGGTCTGGGTCGTTCCGAGACCATGGGGACGATGGTGAGGCTGATCTCCTGCTTCCAGGTCTGTGTTGGAGGTTTCGTTCAGGTTCTCTAAAAGCAGGtacttttctttctcttttttccagTCCATGGCTCAGTCCTCTCCCTGGCTTCCAACGCCTCATCCAACTATTCATCGGTAAGGTTTCCCTGTGGACAGGACGGACGAATCCTCATTAAAATGTGTACTTCTGATCTCTGCTCTCCAAAACAAAAAACCTGCTAATAATTGTGGCTGAAGTCAGGAAACTCGTTCTTCTTCTGCACAGTGGCTGATGGGAAATCTGGGAGGAGCTAGGCAGGATGGAATGATTTCTCTGTAGTTCTACTTGATGATCCACGATGAAGCCTAGGGGCTGAGTCTTACCAAAAGAACaaacaggtcacatgacctgggCTGCTCACGGTCCCGGCTCCCAAACTAACACCCTCTCTTACCCCGTCTGCTCTCTCCCTTCTTTATTTTTCCTCTGGCGTTCGCAGACGGAAGAGAGGATGCAGGGCGAGGTACgtctgtcttttctctccttCACTGACCTGCTCCATGCCCTCCTCCAGCTAACCGGGTCGCTTCTATTCACCCGTTCATCCGTCTCCCTTCGTACTCCGCGGAAATGAGGCCCGGATATAAGATCCAGCGATGGCTTCTGTGAGCAGAAAGTCCCGCGTTCTCACGACGTCTCGTGTTTCTGCCCCTCCGCAGCAAATCCGCAAGCTTCGGCGCGAGCTGGAGTTCTCTCAGGAGAAGGTGGCCTGCCTGACCACCCAGCTGTCGGAAAACGTGAGTTCGCCCGCTGCCCGTCATCTGCTGCCCTGTCCTGCTTTATTACCACACTATCATGGGACAGAGAGGTACGCCACACGCCACTCTTTTTAGCATCCGACCTTGTTACAGCCATGCGGTCGCAGGGCGTGGCTCACAGAACGTTTCGTTTTAACCTCACAAATGGACCGGTTCAAACTGCCACTAATCGGCTGTCCCCATGGCGCGGTGACAGCAGGCCTGGGATCAGCTCAGAAACAGACCCTAAATCTGGGCGTGACTGTGATTTAgtgaagtgaggtgattgtcacttgtgacacacagcagcacagcacaaggtgcacacagtgaaatgaaccCACGGGGGatgaacccgcgaccttggcgtccTTGCCAAGTTAACCCCGTGACCTTGGTGATGATGAAGGTTTAAGCCGGGCCTGTGGATTGCAGGTGTCTGAGCTTGTGTAAAATGGGCCTGCGTAGGTATGAGTATGTTAGTACACAGTGTgttgtacctgtgtgtgtgtgtgtgtttgaaagtaTGTGAAAGTGTactagtatgtgtgtgtgtgtggttgtgtgtgtgagtaagctCCGCCCTAATGCCactgtccctctctccctcgctggaCACTCGCTGTCTCCCGCCGTGGCCCTGTGGGTGGAGCAGATGGGCCAGGTTTGTAGGACTGTGACTTCCAGCCCCGCCCGTCGCTGTGTGCATGAGTCTGACCCCGCCCCCTTCTCCCGCAGGCCAGCCCGTCGCACACTGATGATGTCACTGACTTGAGCGGACCcacattttcttgttttgcCGTGTCCTCTGTGCCTCTTGTCACTCTTCTGACAGGCTGTTAGAAGCTTCTGGAACCTGTTTGACGATATCAGTGTGCTGATATCTGTGGCTGTGTTTTGGATGTGAgctgtagcacacacacacacacacacacacacaacaacggCTCTGGCTCCGGTAAAAATGTACATGTGCAGGTGTGTGATGCTGTGGCATGTCATACTGTGGAATTTGTCCGTgattgtgtatatttatatatatacacacacactcacacacacacacacactagcagtGGCGGgacaggacacaaacacacacacctggtctCTTTCAGGGTGTTCTCTGCTCACGTCATTCTCCATCTCACCCCTtctgccccgcccctctcccgGTCGCAGTGGAGGGACGTGTGTGTTCGGTGTTTTCATCGCCGTGCTGTCAGCCCCTCGTCACcttgcctctgtgtgtgtgtgtgtgtgtgtgtgttttcaggctAACCTAGTTGCAGCGTTCGAACAGAGTCTGGCCCTGATGACCTCGCGACTGCAGAGTTTGTCAGTCAGCTCAGACCAGAAGGTGCGCTTCGATGTGCAGGACCCGGAAGTGTTTGTACAGCGCGAGCGACTTCAGGGGACGTTGAATATGTATGTCTGTCCCTGTAGGACACCGAGCTGCTGGACCTGAGGGAGACCATCGATATTCTGAAGACCAAAAACACTGAAGCCCAGGCCATCATTCAGGGAGCACTCAACAACCCCGAGACCACGCCCAAAGGTGCTAGACCAGGGCTGGACCAGGAAACGTATTCATGAAAATCATATAAAGTAATCGCATGAAGTTGACAGCTGATTGGTTATTTCTCTCAGAGCTCCAGATCAACCGTCAGAACTCGTCTGAGAGCATCTCCAGCCTAAACAGCATCACCAGCCACTCCAGCGTGGGCAGCCTGAAGGAGCAGGatgccaagaagaagaagaagaagagctggGTGCGAACACAATACTCTTTACGCTATGCTCATGTTTTCGTGTTTTACGTATTAATTGCGATTAATCGACTGGCAGCACTGAATTACGGTATTTTGGTGATCAGTCCTTTTCAAGCTAATGCAGACTAATACTCAGTTTTTATAATGAATCTGCATATAGATGAACATGCATAGACACACAtgttcatatacacacactgtaacatctgcacacacacacacgcccacccACATGCCCGTGGTTTCCATGCGGAGCCTCCGGCAGACCCCGTTACCGCAGTCGTGAGTTAGAAAGCCACGCGAAGCTCCGACTTCTGACGTGGAGTATgactctcctctctctctccctcgcttcCCTCCCTGCCCTCTTCCTGCTCTCTCAGGTCTACGAGGTGAGTGGAAACCATCTCCACCTTCCACCACCCTCCTCATGAGCCTTCCAGCAGAGAAACAATCTCTATTCTCcacatatgtatatgtgtgaggCATGTAAATTGGATTTGACTTGTTTTCTCTGCTGCAAGACCACGCCCCCCCACCCTGACCACGCCTTCCCACGAGTCATACTCGCTTCATTCATCATGTGACGTGACACGGCTCCGTTTCCCGAACGTCTTTATGGATGAAAGAATATCCCGTTTAATCgctgcagacatttgaaaaGGCCTCTGAAGCCATAAATCAGAAGTTCGCGGTGACATCACCGCTCCCCCGCGTTTACACACGGCGAGACGCAGATGGATGTGGTTCACACTCTTCATCATTTCACAACAAGATAAAATCATGGCTTCTCCGCGGTGTTTGTAGAAAGTAACCAAATTCACCTTTCATGATCAAGGTCGTGGGAAATCCGGCAGATTTGAGTCTTTCCAGGAAATTGGTAGAAACATGAAAACCCTGCGCATGTCATTTACACACCGCAGTGAAAAGACAGCGTGCAGCAGGCACGCAGATGTCTTCTCAGAGCAGGAATGCATCTTCTCCTCGGTTTATGTGGTGGAAGGACAGAGCCCGGAGCCGCTTGTGGCTCCTGGGTCATCGGCTGAGGTTAAAACGTGGTGCGGCCATGCTCGGTCATTGTCATCATTACCCTGTGGCAGTGAAGGTGTCCTATCTTCACCCATTTCCATGCTTTTCCATCGAGTATCTCCGTCAAGCATAAATCCATGGTTGCTAATAATGATTACCCAGGTCAATTTAAATGCTGATTTCTGTCAACTTTTTGAATTCAGAGTAGTAATATTACACAGGAACAATCATAGTGAGGAACAGGCCTCGGTGCAGATTCCAGGCTgggataaactttttttttttttttttttgcttgtttttgacTATAAATCCTGTTTGACGATATCAGCGATAATATCTGTGGATGTGGATGTGATGTACATACACTGTACTCacaaaaatgcttttcaaaTGCTGCTGTTGTGGATCTTCTATGGAATATCAGTGCTGATATCACCTGATATCTACAAGCATCCTTGTTTAAATTCACGGTGCTGTTGGTTCTCCCGTGTCTCTGTGAAGCTGAGAAGTTCCTTCAACAAGGCCTTCAGCAAGAAGGGCTCCAAGCTCTCCGCCTCCTACGCCGACATCGAGGAAATCGCCACGCCAGACTCCTCCGTCCCGTCCTCGCCGAAGCTGCACCACGATTCGGACGAACCCCTGACCTCGCTGAAGACGCCCGCCTCTGAGTTGTCTTCTTGGTGAGAGGAGCAGCTCCATCATTTTAACTTCACATCCACAGATGTGGAGCCAGAAGTCGCACTCGTGCTGAACCCTGACACCTGCATGCGTGTTTGTCTGTGGTCCTCCTGCAGCCTCGCCCAGGGCGCTGAGGGGCCCGACAGCGACGAGAAGGTGGTGTCGGAGCTGCGCTCGGAACTCTGGGAAAAGGAGAGGAAGCTGACCGACATTCGGCTGGAGGCCCTGAGCTCCGCCCAccagctggagcagctgcaggagaccctgaccaACATGCAGGCGTGTGACacgaaatgaatgaaaaaatgtcCTTTGATCATAAAGACAGATGTGATGTTTCCTCATGGTGTCGGTAATAACAGCAGAGTTGTTTAATTTCAGCAATAATGGTGACTTGGTTCATGTAGTTCATATCCCTAATATTTCTGAGCAACATTGTTCAGCAGAAGCTGGTCAGCTGTCTGATAAACTTCCTAGTCAGGTCAGACAATGCTGAgatctctcctcacctctcctgCAGATGACTGTGGAGAACCTGAAGGCCGAGAACGACCAGCTGAAGACAAGCGGCCCCTCCTCCCGTCCCACAAGCTCCACCTCCCAGTCGTCAGGGCTCACCTCGTTGGCCAGCTTGTCGCCACGGCAGTCAGTGTCCATGTCCAAAACTCTGAGCGTGGGCGAGGGGAGTGGCTCAGGTGAGGTGCAGGATTCTAACACGGCttcatttttagcattttgaaTTAGAGGAACATATTTACAGCaggcgtgaaccttcactggtgtCTCAATTCGATTAGATTGCGAATATAAATGCACTGATTATCGATGCatctaatacatttttcttcattacttcacattatgtttaaAATACGTCactgagatgagagttaaggcctcgttcacacggatgtctgaaccagccgtttttcAGGTCGTGTCGTGTCCTTCTTTGGAACTGGGATGATCTATGGTCACTACCGTAATTTCAACACTTCTAGTATCTTCTGCTGCACCACTGTCTCCTGCTGTCTCCTCCCTCATACGCTACTTCCTCCCCAGGCGACGTGCAGCAGGCGGAGGGGACGGTCCTGCCGCCTCAGAAGGATGACAGCAGCATCAGGGTGGTGGTGCGTGTCCCAGACCAACATATCTTCCGAGAGGTGAGCACGACCTGTCCCCTGTTCAGAACACACAATCGGCAACCTGCaaaattctgttcattttaatctctgttaaagaagaagagaagtgACCGATGAGATCTCAGCCCTTCATATCATTTCACCTGTGCTTGTGGCAGGAGGTGAAGCAGCAGGACTTTTTCATCGGCGCTGTGCGGATCGCGGGGAGGACGGACTGGGCTCAGCTAGACGCCGCCGTGACCCAGGCCTTCAGGGTGAGGGGCCATTTTCAGCTCCTTTTAACCACACTGGAGCTCTTAAGGATTTAGCCAGATATTTAACATAAAGTCAGATCTTATTTCATGCAGACCGTCTTTTGTGAAATGACTCAGTTCTAAATTCTCattctgaaattctgaatcTTTTTTATGCACTGAAATTcataattgcaatatttttcaaataaatttatATAGCTGCTCTGGAATATATTAGAGAAACATATctaattacatacatttttaaatatgtcatAAAATCCTTCCTGCCTTGATCAAGCATACCTGATCCTGCTTTCCCGTACAGGACTACTTAGCCAAGGTGGACCCCACCTCCAGCCTGGGCCTGTCTGGGGACTCCGTCTACAGCTACAGCGTCAGCCACTACCGCCGGGTGATCGGAGGGGAACCACCTGAAACGGCCCCCATCCGCTGCACCGGCAAGGGCTCCAACTGCATCACTGTGGCGCTCAAAGGTCAGTGGGACAGAATCCCTAGCGTCACTTTTACATTAGAATATATTGTATTAATGTAGTagtttagtgggtaacacactcgcctatgaaagtcccaggttcagaaccccacttactaccatcgccaatgaaccctgagtgtctccagggggggactgtccctgtcactactgatggtcaggtgctctggataagggcgtctggttaatgctgtaaatctaaatctaaaaccCACTGCAGCGGTCCTCTGTTCTGGAAAGTGCTTTTCACTGCGGTGGTGCAGGGTCACTCGTCATGTGGGACGCTGTGTTTGCATGAGGGGTTTTGGCCAGCGGACGACAGAGTTTCTCTTATCTCCTCCCATCATGCTTCTGAGGGGTGAGCCAGTCCTTCCTGCACTTTTCCCACGTCTGCCTTCCTGCGTTCGCAAGGCTGCCACTCCGCAGGAAGAGTTCCACGTCTGTCTGACGATACCTGATATGTCCTGTCCGTGTAATTTACAAGCTGATGTTGCGATGCTTTCGGGAACGTCTCGGTCCCTGTCTGCTTGAAGACGATCACATGTCCTGACGTTGCCTTCCCGGAATGGGAGTTTTCAGAGTGATGCAAAGTGGAGCTGAAAGCTTTCTTTTGTAAGGAATCAAGAGAcaaatcatgttttatattaacCTTTACTGTGCTATTACCATGCAGACCCCCCTATTTGGTGTGTCTTTCAAAGCCCCTGGGGCAAGACAGGTTTGGGGAGCAGATAGCTTTTTGCCAAATTGTTTCTGAAGGAGGTATGAAAAGTGACCGCATGATACCGCGATGATGAAGTGGCTCTTGAAGCAATTTGCAATACGATGATAGCAACATGACAGCGTGTCGTGTTGCCTCTCACACTTGTGCATCATGAGAAAAGGCTACAAGTTGAGGAGAATAAAAATATGAGGATGTTTTGCTACAACGCAAGATTTACATGCAATATGGCTATGAATTACTCACACACCCTTTCATGCGTCAGGCCTGAAGGAGAAGTGCGTGGACTTCCTGGTGTTTGAGACGCTAATCCCCAAACCCATGATGCAACACTACATCAGCCTGCTGCTGAAGCACCGGCGCATCGTGCTGTCAGGCCCCAGTGGCACCGGAAAGACCTACCTCACCCACCGCCTGGCCGAGTACCTGGTGGAGCGAAGCGGCCGGGAGGCCACCGAGGGCATCGTCGTGACGTTCAATATGCACCGGCAGTCCTGCAAGGTCAGGTCCATTAGACACAATGATCATCATGACCATGAAGAGCATGTCTGAATGGAGTAAGATGTAAAAATTGTGGAGTTGAATGTTGATGGCCATGAGTGAATGAACGATAACTGAATTTTTTGTTAACTAGGGGTGTTGGAATTAaactcataatcgatgcatcgtgacGCAGATTATTCTACATCGATGCCGTGCCGAACACAATAGATTATTTCAGAaaacgttgcttggtgattttctggcggcggtataaaaattcacGTTAAAAGGttgtgctggtagtgactgggACACGCTCCGGGTAGGAGATCGGCCTCGTCCATACGGACGTTGGAAATGAACGCTCTCTAAACAGCATACGAATTTTTGCTGTGCTAATCTGTGTTACGATTAgctcgtcgctgtttaacgttGGTTGCTGTTCAGTGTTTGTCAGGATTTAACAGAAATTGACAAGATAAgaaaaattctttattttaattgtcacttttcaagaaataacacacacacacacatatatacatacaacaGCGGTCGGTGTTCAGTCCAcactcacctgacaccacaaacGCCACAACGCCTGGttagtactgtactgtagaaaaattgatggcaTGCATCATGAGGCATCGATAATCGGTTCATTGATAAATATACTtgaatcgaattgtgagacaAGTGAATGTTCACAACTCAACATTTTGAACGTGTGCTTTCTTCTCTCCCATCCATCAGGACCTTCAGCTGTATCTGTCCAATCTGGCCAATCAGATCGACCGAGAAACCAGCACTGCCGAGATCCCACTGGTGGTCGTATTAGATGACCTGCATGATGCAGCATCAATTAGTGAGTTGGTCAATGGAGCTCTTACCTGCAAATATCACAAATGGTGAGTTGAAGTGGATGTGTGAAGTGAGTATCTGCACCACATGACCAAGAAAAGAATTGGATGAGAAGTGatgttaattttttatgttaaagtaGATTTGATTTGATTCTACAGTCCATACATCATAGGGACCACCAACCAGCCTGTTAAGATGACTCCTAACCACGGCCTGCACCTCAGCTTTAGGTAGGAAATGCTTCAAATCAGAGGGTTTGAGCTTGTGTGGCTGAGATACGACCAGTCTTCTGCCCTGTTCCAGGATGGTGACGTTCTCCAACAACGTGGAACCAGCTAATGGCTTCCTGGTGCGGTACCTGCACAGAAAGCTAATAGAGGCTGAGGACCACAGGAGTCTGACCAATGAAGATCTGCTCAGGGTGCTGGACTGGGTGCCGAAGTTGTGGTACCACCTCCATGCCTTCTTGGAGAAGCACAGCACCTCTGATTTCCTCATTGGTACGCTATATTTTCTTTTGATCATATTCTGTTTTATGAAACTGAAAtaattttactgtaatttaatATTGTCCATTTAATGTCATCTTGCCTGCAGGCCCTTGCTTCTTCCTGTCTTGTCCAGTCACAGTGGAGGACTTCCGTGCCTGGTTCATTGACCTCTGGAACCACTCCATTATCCCGTACCTGCAGGAAGGTGCAAAGGATGGAATCAAGGTAAAGCTGGCAACACTAACCACATCTGTTCAGAACTTCCAGCTGAGATGTTGTGGTCTGGGTGGTTCATGCATTGCTGATATAAGTGTTAATCAGGAACCCTTCATTTTGTGTTGTTATCCGGTATGTGATCATGGTTTTTGTGGCATTTgtattgcccccttgtggtcccTGTAGCAGTGACAGTGGTGTGTTCCAGGTGCATGGCCAGAAGGCGGTGTGGGAGGACCCTGTGGAATGGGTTAGGGGCACCTTGCCCTGGCCGTCCGCCCAGCAGGACCAGGCAAAGCTCTTCCACCTGCCACCCCCCAGTACGGGCCCCAGCAGCCCCGGGCAACCAAGCGAGGACAGACCCCACAAGGAGACCCCGCCCAGCTCCATGGAGTCTGACCCACTGGTGAGTCCACCAAGAACAATGCTCCAGCATTAAAGTTCccttgacatgaaaatgtgaaatgatcTTATTTAACATGAGTTCCctgagcctgtctatggtcctgcggtggctagaaatggtgatgggtgtaaagagtgttggccattctgcttcaccgttcagagagcggcagctcagatggtcggatctggaatttgtccccttatgacgtcttaaggggaaaggtcacctcccgtttctcatgctttttctgcccagagaatttcctgcccctcccctaaaacattatctccaccgaccgtcatggcttccaaacgtgccgCCCTGCGAGActttgaagaaccagtgggttcatttatttttcctgtaaAAACGGCAACACGACTTTCCTGTATTTGCGGACACTAacaccgatataaaagcaaaaataatttcCATAAAAGTAGACCTTTAACTTCTCATTTTCTTTatggggtgatagtagcctagtgagtaaaacactcgcctctgaaccaaaAGGGGCAGgggtaggggcagtggtggccctagcggttaaggaagtggccccatgatcagaaggttgctggttcgaatcccgatccaccaaggtgccactgaggtgccactgagcaaagcgccgtccccacacactgctccccgggcacctgtcatggctgcccactgctcaccaaggatgatgggttaaatgcagaggacaaatttcactgtgtgcaccgtgtgctgtgctgctgtgtatcacaatgacaaacacttcacttcacttcgaACACcccaaagttccaggttcaaaccctgctacaatcctgtccctgagcaagacacttaacatgtcactactgattgtatggcATTCTGagtgtaatgtaaatgtttacattattaaccTATGTGTCAGGTATGACTAGATCCTCAGTTTTACTGGCCATATAGCCAGTTTCCATGACTTTCCATGAAAATTTCGATTTTTTTCCCATCTCCGCACCTTCTTTTTCAGATGGCCATGCTGCTGAAACTGCAGGAGGCAGCCAATTACATAGAATCACCAGAGAAAGAGCTGGACCACAAACTCCCTACGCTCTGAGCATCGCCATGAGCAGGAAGTTCCACCATCGTCACCCCCCCTCT
Encoded here:
- the nav1b gene encoding neuron navigator 1 isoform X1, with protein sequence MLGDGVKGREADVNPEGPDGTKMYGQGEAKGVGMAAKRGKSGLPQSAPRGELKVYRAGSGEGRLPVPSNLRKQRSLTNLAVLTDAEKKMHLYEPKWCDDMDKPRAGSLKTGKPKGPGGGSGSGNGGGTPLSRNLSKSEHSLFQGKPKPFSALAAPTVPGKGQSRIPRGPYAEVKPLSKSSDDGKSDDDILSSKAKAAGNTAGPEGKGPAEEGGDKPFLKVDPELVVTVLGDLEQLLFSQMLDPESQRKRTVQNVLDLRQNLEDTMSSLRGTQIGHGCLDSNACYDSDETNARSVSSLSNRSSPLSWRHGQSSPRLQAGDAPSSTGGGYSSGKGLSQFTSHTMPARCSTRLSQTSRIDLIEGLDADGDLKSGYLSESDLLSKSLNDDDDDDNLENGWDESSSISSGLSDGSDNLSSEDLNASSSLNSLPTTPTGSRRNSSVMLRTDAEKRSLVESGLAWYSADGKSGRKLDAADYDTGSLKTELSSRWKKSRPLEGSSQEKGDRGELRKPQILGQPGGFRKGRNPPVGVTSPITHTSQSVLKVAAPKTDCKATDKVKLSVKTSGLQRSCSDAGRNRGEHRKPPSGLVKPSAGGSFGYKKPPPTMGTATVMTAGGSTIISGGSATVGKVPKTSGIPIKPVSGGGGRKNSLDASGEDGFMSPNARSSIQYRSLPRPAKSSAMSLTGRPASRPVSSSIDAGLLTLKPVPVATPPLPPSGSARGKEQVGMKAGALKCASLGPVNQTDREKEKERAKAKADLEGCCLKADLQADCVGEAAGKMRRLSSSKYPELSSPTTPRLLSSKSLGRPPSLAHLDKLNCNSLDSCITVHDLPPKIPPYSKLQDLAASSHPSPRLTPSPAPVLHIDSPSCFSGQALSLSSSPLLYPKMSALHRSMESLPLHMSVSPCSTLEAPQREDGRGTGTWGASSRAVVTLPDSLQTDRNTLPKKGLSRYDSGPPGSEGKERRHSHNVVSLTESESPPQLPSPTHLLQPFPGKAPPTNVVAPITSVGGAQRITRSNSIPANDSGYELYGSSPLGSSVSLADRPKSMMRSGSFRDHGDDVHGSVLSLASNASSNYSSTEERMQGEQIRKLRRELEFSQEKVACLTTQLSENMGQANLVAAFEQSLALMTSRLQSLSVSSDQKDTELLDLRETIDILKTKNTEAQAIIQGALNNPETTPKELQINRQNSSESISSLNSITSHSSVGSLKEQDAKKKKKKSWLRSSFNKAFSKKGSKLSASYADIEEIATPDSSVPSSPKLHHDSDEPLTSLKTPASELSSCLAQGAEGPDSDEKVVSELRSELWEKERKLTDIRLEALSSAHQLEQLQETLTNMQMTVENLKAENDQLKTSGPSSRPTSSTSQSSGLTSLASLSPRQSVSMSKTLSVGEGSGSGDVQQAEGTVLPPQKDDSSIRVVVRVPDQHIFREEVKQQDFFIGAVRIAGRTDWAQLDAAVTQAFRDYLAKVDPTSSLGLSGDSVYSYSVSHYRRVIGGEPPETAPIRCTGKGSNCITVALKGLKEKCVDFLVFETLIPKPMMQHYISLLLKHRRIVLSGPSGTGKTYLTHRLAEYLVERSGREATEGIVVTFNMHRQSCKDLQLYLSNLANQIDRETSTAEIPLVVVLDDLHDAASISELVNGALTCKYHKCPYIIGTTNQPVKMTPNHGLHLSFRMVTFSNNVEPANGFLVRYLHRKLIEAEDHRSLTNEDLLRVLDWVPKLWYHLHAFLEKHSTSDFLIGPCFFLSCPVTVEDFRAWFIDLWNHSIIPYLQEGAKDGIKVHGQKAVWEDPVEWVRGTLPWPSAQQDQAKLFHLPPPSTGPSSPGQPSEDRPHKETPPSSMESDPLMAMLLKLQEAANYIESPEKELDHKLPTL